The following proteins are encoded in a genomic region of Methanoculleus oceani:
- a CDS encoding fumarate hydratase, translating into MMVNPADTALSGALADATERALREAEIRLPPDVLAALRRAAAAERDEIARQELANILENIALAGERQVPICQDTGVPVVYLTLPPDIPFSPDLFSGVREGVRRATATIPLRPNVVDPLTRENTNDNTGAGMPAVHVTPGDRLTVTVLPKGAGSENASRIGMLLPSQAAQIPKFVAETMLLAGGRPCPPVILGVGIGGTFDMAAALAKEALLLPVDTMDDYEQEICDAVNALGIGPMGLGGDTTALAVKVKRADCHTASLPVAVNVQCWACRRATVEVER; encoded by the coding sequence ATGATGGTTAACCCGGCAGACACGGCACTTTCGGGCGCACTGGCAGACGCCACAGAGAGGGCTCTTAGAGAGGCCGAGATCCGGCTCCCTCCCGACGTGCTCGCAGCGCTCCGGAGGGCGGCGGCGGCCGAGAGGGACGAGATCGCACGGCAGGAACTCGCCAATATCCTGGAGAATATCGCACTCGCCGGGGAGCGGCAGGTGCCGATCTGCCAGGATACCGGCGTGCCGGTGGTCTACCTCACCCTGCCTCCCGATATCCCGTTCTCGCCCGACCTCTTTAGCGGGGTGCGGGAAGGGGTGCGCCGGGCGACGGCCACAATCCCGCTCCGTCCGAACGTCGTCGACCCGCTCACCCGGGAGAACACCAACGACAACACCGGTGCCGGGATGCCTGCAGTCCACGTGACGCCCGGGGACCGGCTCACGGTAACCGTGCTCCCGAAAGGCGCAGGCTCCGAGAACGCTTCAAGGATCGGGATGCTCCTCCCCTCGCAGGCAGCACAGATCCCGAAGTTCGTCGCCGAGACGATGCTCCTTGCGGGAGGGAGACCCTGCCCGCCCGTGATCCTCGGCGTCGGGATCGGCGGGACGTTCGATATGGCGGCAGCGCTTGCAAAGGAAGCCCTGCTCCTCCCGGTCGATACCATGGACGACTACGAGCAGGAGATCTGCGACGCGGTGAACGCCCTCGGCATCGGGCCGATGGGTCTCGGCGGCGATACGACGGCGCTCGCGGTGAAGGTGAAGCGGGCGGACTGCCACACCGCGTCCCTCCCGGTGGCGGTGAACGTGCAGTGCTGGGCCTGCCGCCGGGCGACCGTGGAGGTGGAGCGTTGA
- a CDS encoding FumA C-terminus/TtdB family hydratase beta subunit has product MNLTTPLGDEVLSLRAGDRVTLSGTIYTARDEAHLRMMKEGIPFEPEGAVVYHCGPVVQDGRLVVAGPTTSARMDALTGFLIDAGVRALVGKGGMGPEVVEQLRGRAVYLALTGGCAALAAARMSLKGVHFEDLGMAEAVWVIEADCLPLTVGIDAHGGDLFEAVREKAKTQFHQRFNTR; this is encoded by the coding sequence TTGAACCTGACGACACCGCTCGGCGACGAGGTTCTCTCGCTCCGGGCGGGCGACAGGGTAACCCTCTCCGGGACGATCTACACCGCCCGGGACGAGGCCCACCTGCGGATGATGAAGGAAGGCATCCCTTTCGAACCGGAGGGCGCCGTTGTCTACCACTGCGGCCCGGTGGTGCAGGACGGCCGGCTCGTCGTTGCCGGGCCCACCACGTCCGCCCGGATGGACGCCCTCACGGGATTCCTCATCGACGCAGGCGTCCGCGCCCTCGTCGGCAAAGGCGGGATGGGGCCTGAAGTGGTCGAGCAACTCCGGGGGCGCGCCGTCTACCTCGCGCTCACGGGGGGCTGCGCCGCGCTTGCCGCCGCCCGTATGAGCCTTAAAGGCGTCCATTTCGAAGATCTCGGCATGGCCGAGGCGGTCTGGGTCATCGAGGCTGATTGCCTGCCGCTGACGGTCGGGATCGACGCCCACGGCGGCGATCTCTTCGAGGCCGTACGCGAGAAAGCGAAAACACAATTTCACCAGCGATTCAATACCAGGTAG
- a CDS encoding 4Fe-4S dicluster domain-containing protein has translation MKLVIDESRCKGCNLCVLVCPYGIFREGTELNSRGIVAPVLDRPERCTNCRLQALYGRMLCGVCHMICPDQAISWIDEKPFEPHRVEVEF, from the coding sequence ATGAAACTCGTCATCGATGAAAGCCGCTGCAAAGGATGCAATCTCTGCGTGCTGGTCTGCCCCTACGGGATCTTTCGGGAAGGGACGGAGCTCAACAGCCGGGGAATTGTCGCCCCGGTCCTCGACCGCCCCGAACGGTGCACGAACTGCAGGCTGCAGGCCCTCTACGGGCGGATGCTCTGCGGGGTCTGCCACATGATCTGCCCCGACCAGGCAATCTCCTGGATCGACGAGAAGCCGTTTGAGCCTCATCGGGTGGAGGTGGAATTTTGA
- a CDS encoding 2-oxoacid:acceptor oxidoreductase subunit alpha, with protein sequence MSRVEFMQGNVACAEGALAAGCRFFGGYPITPSTEIAETMARRLPKAGGVFTSMEDELASIAAVIGAAWTGVRAMTATSGPGFSLMMENIGYAAMTETPCVIVNIQRGGPSTGQPTRAAQGDMLQCRFGSHGDYSTIAITPNSVQEMFDLTVKAFDLADRFRVPTFLMADEIVGHMRERVTIPDAVEVERPRPLADGSLPFEAGDNGIPGFAPFGSGRSVHVTGLTHDERGYPDTTDPEAHDKLVRRLVAKIESARREIADYEVVNPDAETVFVTYGPPSRTVEQVMRDRPDDSIGHLRLRVVWPFPEFALQVFPNARVFLMPELNMGQMVREVQRHVDQPVISIPKIGGELHTPAELVRALEVYR encoded by the coding sequence TTGAGCAGAGTTGAGTTCATGCAGGGGAATGTCGCCTGTGCGGAGGGCGCGCTCGCCGCCGGATGCCGGTTCTTCGGCGGCTACCCGATCACGCCGTCGACTGAGATAGCCGAGACCATGGCCCGGAGGCTCCCGAAGGCCGGCGGGGTCTTCACCTCCATGGAGGACGAACTCGCGAGCATCGCCGCGGTGATCGGCGCCGCCTGGACGGGAGTCCGGGCCATGACCGCGACGAGCGGCCCCGGGTTCTCGCTGATGATGGAGAACATCGGCTACGCGGCCATGACCGAGACGCCGTGCGTCATCGTCAACATCCAGCGGGGCGGCCCGAGCACCGGCCAGCCAACGCGGGCGGCCCAGGGGGACATGCTCCAGTGCCGGTTCGGGTCGCACGGCGACTACAGCACCATCGCGATCACCCCGAACTCCGTCCAGGAGATGTTCGACCTGACGGTGAAGGCGTTCGACCTCGCGGACCGGTTCAGGGTCCCCACCTTCCTGATGGCCGACGAGATCGTCGGCCACATGCGGGAGCGGGTGACCATCCCCGATGCGGTCGAGGTCGAACGCCCCCGCCCCCTCGCGGATGGGAGCCTCCCGTTCGAAGCGGGGGACAACGGGATCCCCGGGTTCGCACCCTTCGGCTCGGGGAGATCCGTCCACGTGACCGGCCTCACCCACGACGAGCGGGGCTACCCGGACACGACCGATCCCGAGGCGCACGATAAGCTCGTGCGGCGGCTGGTCGCCAAGATCGAGTCGGCCCGCCGCGAGATCGCCGACTACGAGGTCGTGAACCCCGACGCCGAGACGGTCTTCGTCACCTACGGCCCGCCGTCGCGGACGGTGGAGCAGGTGATGCGCGATCGGCCCGACGACTCGATCGGTCATTTGCGCCTCCGGGTCGTCTGGCCGTTCCCTGAGTTCGCCCTGCAGGTCTTCCCGAACGCCAGGGTCTTCCTGATGCCGGAACTGAACATGGGCCAGATGGTGCGGGAGGTCCAGCGCCACGTGGATCAGCCGGTCATCTCCATCCCGAAGATCGGCGGCGAACTGCATACCCCCGCCGAACTCGTGCGGGCACTGGAGGTGTACCGATGA
- a CDS encoding thiamine pyrophosphate-dependent enzyme translates to MIAPDWFREDRLPHIYCTGCGNGTVINCTLAAVEEMGWKREETVFVSGIGCSSRAPGYILTDSLHTTHGRALAFATGVKMARPDLNVVVFTGDGDLAAIGGNHFIHACRRNVDLTVVCMNNQIYGMTGGQGSPTTPLGAVSTTTPYGMSEPAFDLAELAVAAGANYVARWTSYHVKELTKAVAAGMQTPGLAFIEARTQCPTNYGRHNKLRRVQDMIEYLRSHAMLVEKRDRLVGEGKPVPDGTFTVGELVRRSRPAMGVKR, encoded by the coding sequence ATGATCGCGCCCGACTGGTTCCGGGAGGACCGCCTGCCCCACATCTACTGCACCGGGTGCGGCAACGGGACGGTTATCAACTGCACCCTCGCGGCGGTCGAGGAGATGGGCTGGAAACGTGAAGAGACGGTCTTCGTCTCCGGGATCGGGTGCTCTTCCCGCGCTCCCGGCTACATCCTCACCGACTCGCTCCACACCACCCACGGGCGGGCGCTCGCGTTCGCCACCGGGGTGAAGATGGCACGGCCGGACTTAAACGTCGTCGTCTTCACCGGCGACGGGGATCTTGCCGCCATCGGCGGGAACCACTTCATCCACGCCTGCCGCAGGAACGTGGACCTGACCGTGGTCTGCATGAACAACCAGATCTACGGCATGACCGGCGGGCAGGGGAGTCCGACGACGCCGCTCGGGGCCGTCTCGACGACGACGCCCTACGGGATGAGCGAACCGGCCTTCGACCTCGCGGAACTCGCCGTCGCCGCCGGCGCAAACTACGTCGCCCGGTGGACGTCCTATCACGTCAAAGAACTCACGAAGGCGGTCGCCGCCGGGATGCAGACGCCGGGGCTCGCGTTTATCGAGGCAAGAACCCAGTGCCCGACCAACTACGGCCGCCACAACAAACTCCGGCGGGTCCAGGATATGATCGAGTATCTCCGGAGCCACGCGATGCTCGTCGAAAAGCGCGACCGGCTGGTCGGAGAAGGAAAGCCGGTCCCGGACGGCACCTTCACCGTCGGGGAGCTGGTCCGGCGGAGCCGGCCGGCGATGGGGGTGAAGCGATGA
- a CDS encoding 2-oxoacid:acceptor oxidoreductase family protein: MRHEVRFSGYGGQGIILSAVILGRAAALYDGKHAVQTQVYGPEARGGASMGQVVIDDVPILYPEVADPDIYVIMSQQGFEKYGIRAREDAVMLLDSDLVRSRPICRYCEVPATAEAKSTLGREIVANIVMIGALATATGVVSREAIERAVLDSVPRGTEDLNLKALKRGFELGERACNL; encoded by the coding sequence ATGAGGCACGAAGTCAGGTTCTCGGGATACGGCGGGCAGGGGATCATCCTCTCCGCAGTCATCCTCGGGCGGGCGGCAGCCCTCTACGACGGCAAGCACGCCGTCCAGACACAGGTCTACGGCCCGGAGGCCCGGGGCGGGGCCTCGATGGGGCAGGTGGTGATCGACGATGTCCCGATCCTCTACCCCGAGGTGGCCGACCCCGATATCTACGTCATCATGTCCCAGCAGGGATTCGAGAAGTATGGGATCCGGGCGCGGGAGGACGCGGTCATGCTCCTTGATTCCGACCTGGTCCGGTCGCGCCCGATCTGCCGCTACTGCGAGGTTCCGGCGACGGCGGAGGCGAAAAGCACTCTCGGCCGGGAGATCGTGGCGAATATCGTGATGATCGGCGCCCTCGCGACCGCAACCGGGGTCGTGAGCAGGGAGGCGATCGAGCGTGCGGTGCTCGACAGCGTGCCCAGAGGCACCGAGGACCTGAATCTAAAGGCATTAAAACGGGGATTCGAACTCGGAGAACGAGCGTGTAACCTATGA
- a CDS encoding succinate--CoA ligase subunit beta produces MKLLEYEAKRVFSGYGIPVPKGVVIRAPEEIAAHLPEIGDSVVLKAQVDVGGRGKAGGVLMADDATAEETARELFSREIKGVPVGEILVEERLAIEHEYYVSIAVDRSSRQPVVLFADAGGVEIENAARADESAVRRVVVSPLLRDIPPFLMRELLGGAPKELAPVINSLYHVFQEKDAMLAEVNPLVKTPQGVYAADAKLIVDDNALARQGIAVNRDLSEREREAEKHGFSYVELDGSIGVIGNGAGLTMSTLDLIEYYQGRAANFLDVGGGADQERVMHAVRLVASMPKVAVIVVNLLGGITRCDEVAKGIIAAGVAPTVVVRMAGTNEEEGRRLLAECGYRMLESMDAAVKAAMEVAK; encoded by the coding sequence ATGAAACTACTGGAATACGAGGCAAAACGGGTCTTTTCGGGGTACGGCATTCCGGTCCCGAAGGGGGTAGTTATACGGGCGCCCGAAGAGATCGCGGCACACCTGCCGGAGATCGGCGACAGCGTCGTCCTGAAGGCGCAGGTGGACGTCGGCGGACGCGGAAAGGCCGGCGGCGTCCTGATGGCCGACGATGCGACGGCGGAAGAGACCGCCCGGGAACTCTTCTCCCGGGAGATCAAGGGCGTCCCGGTCGGGGAGATCCTGGTCGAGGAGCGCCTGGCGATCGAGCACGAGTACTACGTCAGCATCGCGGTCGACCGGTCGAGCAGACAGCCGGTGGTCCTCTTCGCGGACGCCGGCGGGGTGGAGATCGAGAATGCGGCGAGAGCGGACGAGTCCGCGGTGAGGAGGGTCGTCGTATCCCCCCTCCTCCGGGACATCCCGCCGTTCCTGATGCGGGAACTCCTCGGCGGAGCGCCGAAGGAACTCGCCCCCGTCATCAACAGCCTCTATCACGTCTTCCAGGAGAAGGATGCCATGCTCGCGGAAGTAAACCCGCTCGTGAAGACGCCGCAAGGGGTCTACGCGGCGGACGCGAAGCTGATCGTCGACGACAACGCCCTCGCCCGCCAGGGGATAGCGGTCAACCGCGACCTCTCGGAGCGCGAGCGCGAGGCCGAGAAGCACGGCTTCTCCTACGTGGAGCTGGACGGGAGCATCGGCGTCATCGGCAACGGCGCCGGGCTCACGATGTCGACGCTCGACCTGATCGAGTACTATCAGGGCAGGGCGGCGAACTTCCTCGACGTCGGAGGCGGTGCCGATCAGGAGCGCGTGATGCACGCCGTCCGGCTCGTCGCGAGCATGCCGAAGGTCGCGGTGATCGTGGTCAACCTCCTCGGCGGCATCACCCGGTGCGACGAGGTGGCGAAGGGGATCATCGCCGCCGGCGTCGCGCCGACGGTCGTCGTCAGGATGGCCGGGACGAACGAGGAGGAAGGGCGGCGGCTGCTCGCCGAATGCGGCTACCGGATGCTCGAGAGCATGGATGCGGCCGTGAAAGCGGCGATGGAGGTCGCAAAATGA
- the sucD gene encoding succinate--CoA ligase subunit alpha, translating to MIYGDKNLGVIVQNITGRQGTFHTELMNAYAREVGGRGVVAGVAPGKGGREVHGVPVYNTVKEALREHDATASVVFVPAGAAGDSVMEAAHAGIELAVVITEHIPVHDAMKAIAYAKLHDCTVIGPNCPGLLSPGECKLGIMPAHLATRGEVGVVSRSGTLTYEVVDELTRAGIGQSTVVGIGGDPVIGQTFVDALARFEDDPQTKAVVVIGEVGGNLEEEGVRSADLPVVTYIAGVSAPPEKRMGHAGAIIEGGEGDARSKVRRLSALGVPVASRPSEIPGLIREVL from the coding sequence ATGATCTATGGTGACAAGAATCTCGGCGTGATCGTGCAGAACATCACCGGCAGACAGGGCACGTTCCACACGGAACTGATGAACGCCTACGCGCGCGAGGTCGGCGGCCGGGGCGTCGTAGCGGGGGTCGCACCCGGGAAGGGGGGCCGGGAGGTCCACGGTGTCCCGGTCTACAACACCGTAAAAGAGGCGCTCCGCGAGCACGACGCGACCGCAAGCGTCGTCTTCGTCCCGGCAGGCGCTGCCGGCGACTCGGTCATGGAGGCGGCGCACGCGGGGATCGAGCTTGCGGTCGTCATCACCGAGCACATCCCGGTCCACGATGCTATGAAGGCGATCGCCTACGCGAAACTCCACGACTGCACGGTCATCGGTCCGAACTGCCCGGGACTCCTCTCGCCGGGGGAGTGCAAACTCGGGATCATGCCGGCCCACCTCGCCACCCGGGGAGAGGTCGGCGTCGTCTCCCGGAGCGGCACCCTCACCTACGAGGTGGTCGACGAGCTCACCCGCGCCGGCATCGGCCAGAGCACCGTCGTCGGGATCGGCGGCGACCCGGTCATCGGCCAGACGTTCGTGGATGCACTCGCCCGGTTCGAGGACGACCCGCAGACGAAGGCCGTCGTCGTCATCGGCGAGGTGGGGGGGAACCTCGAAGAGGAAGGGGTCCGGTCGGCCGATCTTCCGGTCGTCACCTACATCGCCGGCGTGAGCGCCCCGCCCGAGAAGCGTATGGGCCACGCGGGTGCGATCATCGAGGGCGGCGAAGGCGACGCACGGTCCAAGGTCCGGCGGCTCTCCGCCCTCGGTGTCCCGGTCGCATCCCGGCCCTCGGAGATACCGGGGCTGATCCGCGAGGTGCTATGA
- a CDS encoding DNA integrity scanning protein DisA nucleotide-binding domain protein: MNGDLMLATACDVAAKIGALAVVSFVDPVPLPPGTPDVPIIRVQELQLDVLKDLTMHDILEVSERHMLDAAVHLYLRRNLETGLVVGVFPYAVVIYDIEEGKNFINLKDFSDIAPREVLHAALTLALEIAVEGREGRAIGTAFIIGDPEEIFRHSHQAILNPYQGQPAALRDIKNKDNWESVKEFAQLDGVFVIDKNGEVRSAGRYLDVTGRGISLPGGLGGRHRATASITHEIPAIGITVSESGGMVRIFRDGNCKISIRSDIRLRSDG; the protein is encoded by the coding sequence ATGAACGGCGACCTGATGCTCGCAACCGCCTGCGATGTGGCGGCGAAGATCGGCGCACTCGCGGTCGTTTCGTTCGTCGATCCGGTCCCGCTCCCCCCGGGGACGCCCGATGTCCCGATCATCCGGGTGCAGGAGCTGCAGCTCGATGTCTTAAAAGACCTCACCATGCACGACATCCTGGAGGTGAGCGAGCGGCATATGCTGGACGCCGCCGTCCACCTCTATCTCCGGCGGAACCTGGAGACCGGCCTCGTCGTCGGCGTCTTTCCCTACGCCGTTGTCATCTACGACATCGAGGAGGGAAAGAACTTCATCAACCTCAAGGACTTCTCCGATATCGCCCCCCGCGAGGTGCTCCACGCAGCCCTCACGCTGGCCCTCGAGATCGCGGTCGAAGGGAGAGAAGGGAGAGCCATCGGCACCGCGTTCATCATCGGAGATCCGGAAGAGATCTTCCGGCACTCCCACCAGGCGATCCTCAACCCCTACCAGGGGCAGCCCGCCGCCCTCCGGGACATCAAGAACAAGGATAACTGGGAGAGCGTCAAGGAATTCGCCCAGCTCGACGGCGTCTTCGTCATCGACAAGAACGGCGAGGTGCGGTCGGCGGGCCGCTACCTGGACGTCACCGGGCGTGGCATTTCTCTTCCCGGGGGCCTCGGAGGGAGGCACCGCGCAACCGCATCCATCACGCACGAGATCCCGGCCATCGGCATCACGGTCTCCGAGAGCGGAGGCATGGTACGCATCTTCAGGGACGGAAACTGCAAGATCAGCATCCGTTCCGACATCCGCCTTCGTAGTGACGGTTAG
- a CDS encoding methionine adenosyltransferase, giving the protein MTRNISVEGLDQIPIEKQRIELVERKCLGHPDSLADGIAESISRALSRSYLEECGSVLHHNTDQGEVVAGESLPKFGGGTITKPIYFLISGRATKTFNGVNIPTDAIAVEAARDYVRKILPAINMDRDVIVDCRMGKGSTDLQDVFRSCEGKVPRANDTSFGVGHAPFSEAESIVRGVAAYIDSTLRPKYPVIGQDCKIMCLRDGDAITLTIAMAFVDRYCSSIAEYIEQKNFLTEQITTVAKQFTKRSVNVAINTADDLECSSVFLTVSGTSAEMGDDGSVGRGNRANGLITPNRPMSMEATSGKNPINHIGKIYNLLATQVAQDCVAKVDGIEEMYVRMLSQIGYPIDQPHVASAQILAKPGFDIKSIKPDVEAIIDEWLEKTPTITEKVIRGELSTF; this is encoded by the coding sequence ATGACCAGGAACATCAGCGTAGAAGGGCTTGACCAGATCCCGATCGAGAAGCAGCGGATAGAACTGGTGGAGCGCAAGTGCCTCGGGCACCCGGACAGCCTCGCAGACGGTATCGCGGAGTCGATCAGCCGGGCGCTCAGCAGGTCGTACCTGGAGGAGTGCGGCAGCGTCCTGCACCACAACACCGACCAGGGCGAGGTCGTTGCAGGAGAATCGCTCCCGAAGTTCGGCGGCGGCACGATCACAAAGCCGATCTACTTCCTCATATCGGGCCGGGCCACGAAGACCTTCAACGGCGTGAACATCCCCACAGACGCGATCGCCGTCGAGGCGGCACGGGACTACGTCAGGAAGATCCTTCCCGCCATCAACATGGACCGCGACGTCATCGTCGACTGCCGGATGGGAAAGGGGTCGACCGACCTGCAGGACGTCTTCCGGTCCTGCGAGGGGAAAGTCCCGCGGGCGAACGACACCTCGTTCGGTGTCGGACACGCGCCGTTCAGCGAGGCGGAGAGCATTGTCAGGGGCGTCGCCGCGTACATCGACAGTACGCTCCGCCCGAAGTATCCCGTCATCGGCCAGGACTGCAAGATCATGTGCCTGCGTGACGGCGACGCCATCACCCTCACCATAGCGATGGCGTTCGTGGACCGCTACTGCTCGAGCATCGCCGAATACATCGAGCAGAAGAACTTCCTGACCGAGCAGATCACGACGGTCGCAAAGCAGTTCACTAAAAGATCGGTCAATGTCGCCATCAACACCGCCGACGACCTCGAGTGCAGCAGCGTCTTCCTGACGGTCTCAGGGACCTCGGCCGAGATGGGCGACGACGGGTCCGTCGGCCGCGGCAACCGCGCGAACGGGCTGATCACCCCCAACCGCCCCATGAGCATGGAAGCGACGAGCGGCAAGAACCCGATCAATCACATCGGCAAGATCTACAACCTCCTCGCGACCCAGGTAGCGCAGGACTGCGTCGCGAAGGTCGACGGCATCGAGGAGATGTACGTCCGCATGCTCTCCCAGATCGGCTATCCTATCGACCAGCCGCACGTGGCAAGCGCCCAGATCCTTGCAAAGCCCGGCTTTGACATCAAGTCCATAAAGCCCGACGTCGAGGCGATCATCGACGAGTGGCTGGAGAAGACCCCCACCATCACCGAGAAGGTTATCAGGGGAGAACTCTCTACCTTCTAA
- the hisG gene encoding ATP phosphoribosyltransferase: MSKPSSRHPVPGPGLVRLAIPNKGRIAQPINELIEKSGLHLAEGGSERRLITRTRDPNVEILFARPIDIPEYVASGVADLGITGRDMVMERGSMVEQVLDLQTGRATLVVAVPEESDIETVADLAGAKVATEFPSITRSFFAGHGVAVTIVTVGGACEATPHLGIADAIVDLSSSGTTLRTNHLRVIDEVLASTTILVANPASLTAKREKIDEIVLALESVIRAKGQCYLMMNVHRSALADVREVLPGLSGPTVMDVASDENLVAVHAVVKEERVYQLINQLKRAGAKDILVMPIERIIR; the protein is encoded by the coding sequence ATGAGTAAACCGTCATCCCGGCATCCCGTGCCCGGACCCGGGCTCGTCCGTCTTGCCATCCCGAACAAAGGGAGAATCGCGCAGCCCATCAACGAGTTGATCGAGAAGAGCGGCCTCCACCTGGCCGAAGGCGGGAGCGAGCGAAGGCTCATCACCCGGACCCGGGACCCGAACGTGGAGATCCTCTTCGCCCGCCCGATCGATATACCGGAGTACGTGGCGAGCGGAGTCGCCGATCTCGGCATTACCGGGAGGGATATGGTCATGGAGCGGGGTTCAATGGTCGAGCAGGTCCTCGACCTGCAGACCGGCAGGGCCACGCTCGTCGTCGCCGTGCCGGAGGAGTCCGATATCGAGACGGTCGCCGACCTTGCGGGGGCAAAGGTGGCGACCGAGTTCCCGTCGATCACCCGCTCGTTCTTCGCCGGGCACGGGGTCGCCGTCACGATCGTGACCGTGGGCGGGGCATGCGAGGCGACGCCGCACCTCGGGATCGCCGACGCCATCGTCGACCTCTCCTCCTCGGGGACGACCCTCCGGACGAACCATCTCCGCGTCATCGACGAGGTCCTCGCCTCCACGACGATCCTGGTGGCGAATCCCGCCTCGCTCACGGCTAAACGCGAGAAGATCGACGAGATCGTTCTCGCCCTAGAGAGCGTCATCCGGGCGAAGGGGCAGTGCTACCTGATGATGAACGTCCACCGGAGCGCTCTTGCGGACGTGAGAGAGGTGCTGCCCGGCCTCTCCGGTCCGACGGTGATGGACGTGGCATCCGACGAGAATCTGGTCGCCGTTCACGCCGTCGTGAAAGAGGAACGGGTCTACCAGTTGATCAACCAGTTAAAACGCGCTGGCGCAAAAGACATATTAGTCATGCCCATCGAACGGATCATACGCTGA
- the hisA gene encoding 1-(5-phosphoribosyl)-5-[(5-phosphoribosylamino)methylideneamino]imidazole-4-carboxamide isomerase, whose translation MEIYPAVDILDGRCVQLVQGRPEAATVYGDPAAWAHRWLDQGADGLHVVNLDGAFGRAQRNADLIRAFTRETETFIELGGGIRSVEDAAGWLDAGVDRVILSTLAVRSPDVIRTLAEEFGGERVMAGIDARGGEVMIEGWERPAGSYLSWAERFEDLGAGSLLYTNVDVEGLQQGIAIEPVTDLLARAGVPVVVSGGISSPGDVAALREAGAAGAVLGSALYAGKVRLSEAMEAAHAAE comes from the coding sequence ATGGAGATCTATCCTGCAGTTGATATCCTAGACGGGCGGTGCGTGCAGCTCGTGCAGGGGCGGCCGGAGGCGGCGACGGTCTACGGCGATCCGGCCGCCTGGGCGCACCGGTGGCTGGATCAGGGAGCGGACGGCCTGCACGTCGTCAACCTCGACGGGGCGTTCGGCCGGGCGCAGAGGAATGCCGACCTGATCCGGGCCTTCACCCGCGAGACGGAGACGTTCATCGAACTCGGCGGCGGTATCAGGAGCGTGGAGGATGCCGCGGGATGGCTTGATGCAGGCGTCGACCGGGTGATCCTCTCGACCCTGGCTGTCCGGTCGCCGGATGTCATCCGGACGCTTGCCGAAGAGTTCGGCGGCGAGCGGGTCATGGCGGGGATCGATGCCCGGGGAGGCGAGGTGATGATCGAGGGATGGGAGCGCCCTGCCGGGAGTTACCTCTCCTGGGCGGAGCGGTTCGAGGACCTCGGCGCGGGATCGCTCCTCTACACGAACGTGGACGTGGAGGGGCTCCAGCAGGGGATCGCTATCGAACCCGTGACGGACCTCCTCGCGAGAGCGGGGGTCCCGGTCGTCGTCTCGGGCGGGATCTCGAGTCCCGGGGACGTCGCAGCGCTCCGGGAGGCGGGAGCGGCCGGGGCGGTCCTCGGGTCGGCTCTCTACGCCGGGAAGGTGCGGCTTTCGGAGGCCATGGAGGCGGCGCATGCGGCAGAGTGA
- the hisB gene encoding imidazoleglycerol-phosphate dehydratase HisB translates to MRQSEVHRTTKETDISLSLDLDGTGAGTIATGMPFFDHMLASFARHGHIDLTVRATGDLGVDPHHTIEDIGIVLGMALAEAVGDGRSITRFADAAVPMDEALARVALDLGGRGYLVFEAAFSPAGPGGIPGDLIEHFFYSLCTNAGITAHIMVTGRNDHHICEAAFKAFARALRAAVAVDPTVGDVPSTKGTL, encoded by the coding sequence ATGCGGCAGAGTGAGGTTCACCGGACCACGAAGGAGACCGATATCAGCCTCTCCCTCGACCTCGACGGCACCGGGGCAGGGACCATCGCGACCGGGATGCCGTTTTTCGACCACATGCTCGCGTCGTTTGCCCGCCACGGCCACATAGACCTCACCGTCCGGGCGACCGGCGACCTCGGGGTGGACCCCCATCACACCATCGAGGACATCGGGATCGTCCTCGGGATGGCCCTTGCCGAAGCGGTCGGCGACGGGAGAAGTATCACCAGATTCGCCGACGCCGCCGTCCCGATGGACGAGGCGCTCGCCCGGGTGGCGCTTGATCTGGGGGGCCGGGGCTACCTCGTCTTCGAGGCCGCCTTCTCGCCGGCGGGCCCGGGCGGTATTCCCGGCGACCTCATCGAGCACTTCTTCTACAGCCTCTGCACCAACGCCGGCATCACCGCCCACATCATGGTCACGGGCAGGAACGACCACCATATCTGCGAGGCGGCGTTCAAGGCGTTTGCACGGGCGCTACGGGCGGCCGTGGCTGTCGACCCCACGGTAGGCGACGTGCCGAGCACCAAAGGCACGCTGTGA